From Vagococcus jeotgali, one genomic window encodes:
- a CDS encoding AlwI family type II restriction endonuclease, whose protein sequence is MPRVRRRKPISFDTTLRNPGRIPQFISVLSEFEGQVIDDKVALELEGEIIRQKIFEPTKATLGTYMKEYNKKFPFVAADQSKEAAAKVEEIYDQWENGAPGSVPLQKIIYLLENTITAHKDRGWKGGWESRIHTQFNFLNELGFVRVVKGEKIVISKNGKLMIHEYSNGYPIEDSYDESFEQSAFLNAFSKYQVNNPYRSNTIEVNFFPLVLNVINYLDEKYQRPGISKQDLPFIITWGSDDYQTLAEYIYQFRNKFGYSTSDELVYEYAMNLLDDSTPNDTIAPATKAFIEQKKRDYKFDKIISETPDEVIRKLRLTMLISLRGAGRFIDINKNELAKIKHVLATYSSNIEFDDDVQKYLEYMGEIDNSLMFVSDAPESQEAKDAKEVAIEKWAKEYDWTFLKEEMVNSVEKRPSSHLILKYVKETARLEFLSAIVIKKALPKLKVVANYKADDQGIPFNTASGGKKNQIGADIDVFEGNIHAILEPTISKQRSFQVEHELPSIRNHVLGTANKDVEEGNNFKEWFSLFIASNITRDVGDQVALIKQTNGVEIYPWDIKDFVEYSEGVSTIRDYKKIRDYVKPQSMPVF, encoded by the coding sequence ATGCCAAGAGTACGAAGAAGAAAGCCAATTTCATTTGATACAACGTTAAGAAACCCAGGTAGGATACCGCAATTTATCTCGGTTCTAAGTGAATTTGAGGGACAAGTTATAGATGATAAGGTAGCTCTAGAGTTGGAAGGAGAAATAATTCGGCAAAAGATTTTTGAACCAACTAAGGCGACCCTAGGTACATATATGAAGGAATACAATAAAAAGTTTCCTTTTGTTGCTGCTGATCAATCCAAAGAGGCTGCTGCTAAGGTAGAAGAAATATATGATCAGTGGGAAAACGGTGCACCTGGGAGTGTTCCTCTCCAAAAAATAATATATCTGTTGGAAAATACAATCACAGCCCATAAAGATCGTGGGTGGAAAGGTGGTTGGGAATCCAGAATTCATACCCAATTTAACTTTTTAAATGAGCTTGGTTTTGTTCGAGTTGTCAAAGGGGAAAAGATAGTTATTTCGAAAAATGGGAAATTAATGATTCATGAATATTCAAATGGATATCCAATCGAAGATAGCTATGATGAATCATTTGAACAGTCAGCGTTCTTGAACGCGTTTTCGAAATATCAAGTTAACAATCCGTATAGAAGCAATACTATCGAGGTAAACTTTTTCCCATTGGTATTGAATGTAATAAATTATTTGGATGAAAAATACCAACGTCCCGGTATCTCGAAACAAGATCTACCATTTATTATTACTTGGGGAAGTGATGACTATCAAACATTAGCAGAATATATTTACCAGTTCAGAAATAAGTTTGGCTATAGCACTTCAGATGAATTGGTTTATGAATATGCTATGAATTTATTAGATGATTCTACGCCAAATGATACTATTGCACCAGCGACTAAAGCTTTCATAGAGCAGAAAAAGAGAGATTATAAATTTGATAAGATCATTTCGGAAACTCCAGACGAAGTTATTCGAAAGCTCAGATTGACCATGTTAATTTCTTTGCGTGGAGCGGGACGTTTTATTGATATTAATAAAAATGAATTAGCAAAAATCAAGCATGTTCTCGCTACCTATAGCTCAAATATCGAGTTTGACGATGATGTACAAAAATACCTTGAATACATGGGAGAGATTGATAATTCCCTTATGTTCGTGTCGGATGCTCCAGAATCACAAGAAGCCAAGGATGCTAAAGAAGTTGCAATAGAAAAATGGGCAAAAGAGTATGATTGGACATTCTTAAAAGAAGAAATGGTTAATAGTGTTGAAAAACGTCCTTCAAGTCATTTAATCTTAAAATATGTGAAGGAGACCGCTAGATTGGAATTCCTTTCAGCTATTGTAATTAAAAAAGCCTTACCAAAATTGAAGGTTGTAGCCAATTATAAAGCAGATGATCAGGGAATACCATTTAACACCGCATCTGGTGGGAAGAAGAATCAAATTGGTGCGGATATTGATGTTTTCGAAGGAAACATTCACGCTATTTTAGAGCCAACCATTTCTAAACAAAGAAGTTTCCAAGTTGAACATGAACTCCCTTCGATTCGTAATCACGTACTAGGTACTGCAAATAAAGATGTTGAAGAAGGTAATAATTTTAAAGAATGGTTCAGCTTGTTTATTGCATCCAACATAACGCGTGATGTTGGGGATCAAGTAGCATTGATTAAACAGACTAATGGTGTCGAAATTTATCCTTGGGATATCAAAGATTTCGTTGAATACTCTGAAGGTGTTAGCACCATAAGAGATTATAAAAAAATCAGGGATTATGTAAAACCACAAAGCATGCCTGTTTTTTAG
- a CDS encoding LPXTG cell wall anchor domain-containing protein produces MDALLTNRMDNETKRIALENAYKTGLAQIDKTDTVEGVEAALNAALTSINDLDGKVVQEKIDAQNYVADLFAKDLLTQEQANDFYLRIDSETTYEGLEDIMSEALAAAKENAIKFAQRKYDSKDIGENDLNYFANLYLDAANGDEISAVKDQIMELIWAGEAAMDELTGLYESGAISYDIFREGVSGIFALRSAAEVEAFVRELLFQEVLPGEPGEVIPATPINPDTNVKPGANNNKPATGSTTAGSKESTAKGSTTGSKDSSNKLPQTGEEVRNGLVAGGLASVLGGAALFFRRPR; encoded by the coding sequence GTGGATGCATTATTAACAAACAGAATGGACAACGAAACAAAACGTATTGCTTTAGAAAATGCTTATAAAACAGGTTTAGCACAAATTGATAAAACTGATACAGTTGAAGGTGTTGAAGCAGCACTTAATGCAGCCTTAACAAGTATCAATGACTTAGATGGAAAAGTTGTTCAAGAAAAAATTGATGCACAAAATTATGTAGCAGATCTTTTTGCAAAAGACTTATTAACTCAAGAACAAGCAAATGATTTCTACTTAAGAATTGATAGCGAAACTACTTATGAAGGCTTAGAAGACATTATGAGTGAAGCTTTAGCAGCAGCTAAAGAAAATGCTATTAAGTTTGCACAACGTAAATATGACAGCAAAGATATTGGCGAAAACGACTTAAACTACTTTGCTAATCTATACTTAGATGCAGCTAATGGTGATGAAATTAGTGCTGTGAAAGATCAAATTATGGAATTAATCTGGGCTGGTGAAGCAGCAATGGACGAATTAACAGGTTTATATGAATCTGGAGCAATTTCTTATGATATCTTTAGAGAAGGCGTTTCAGGAATATTTGCTCTTCGCTCAGCTGCAGAAGTTGAAGCATTTGTACGTGAATTATTATTCCAAGAAGTTTTACCAGGTGAACCAGGTGAAGTGATTCCAGCTACACCAATCAACCCAGATACAAATGTTAAACCAGGTGCTAACAATAATAAACCAGCAACTGGATCAACAACAGCAGGATCTAAAGAATCAACTGCCAAAGGATCAACAACTGGATCAAAAGATTCTTCTAACAAATTACCACAAACAGGTGAAGAAGTAAGAAACGGCTTAGTAGCAGGTGGATTAGCTTCAGTTCTTGGTGGAGCAGCTTTATTCTTTAGAAGACCAAGATAA
- a CDS encoding MFS transporter: MNNENKKTNLSLLLTTLFLGYTMVYIDKLSVGISIVSISKDISMTEGQKGLILSAFFIGYAVMQIPMSFAINKFGAKKVLIWSVFMIGVFDFIFGLSTTIEMLLIIRLLTGMFAHSGYPSASSKEIIDNFALEKRTFAKGILISSSGIAGIVGPILLSPVIDKYGWQTGYKMLTVIAIAGAIILYFGVPKPVKAPQIVTDKPEEKVSLLEIWKNPNIWILFFAAFFINSLIYGINNWLPSFLTSQRGITLTQSGMVSSVVGLFALVGAVGGSYVVSRYLPDKDRQVIILNSIIGSALVFLSYFSGSIWLFIVELGLATLCLTISFVVLMTIPLKVFTGKHFAPSYSTISTGGILGGATAQIIIGFLVENSDTYLSAFVYFLALGLLAAVFVILLKKPKSGAQI; this comes from the coding sequence ATGAATAACGAAAATAAAAAAACAAATTTATCCTTGTTACTTACTACTTTATTTTTAGGTTACACGATGGTTTACATCGATAAACTTTCTGTTGGTATCTCGATTGTTTCAATCAGTAAAGATATTTCCATGACAGAAGGGCAAAAAGGACTCATACTAAGTGCTTTTTTCATTGGTTATGCTGTTATGCAAATCCCAATGAGTTTTGCTATTAATAAGTTTGGTGCAAAAAAAGTGTTGATTTGGTCAGTTTTCATGATTGGGGTCTTCGACTTCATTTTCGGCCTAAGCACTACTATAGAAATGTTACTTATCATCAGGTTACTAACAGGAATGTTTGCCCACTCTGGGTACCCATCAGCCTCAAGTAAGGAGATTATTGATAATTTCGCTCTTGAAAAAAGAACATTTGCTAAGGGAATTTTGATTTCATCATCAGGAATTGCAGGAATTGTTGGACCAATTCTACTATCGCCGGTTATTGATAAATATGGTTGGCAAACAGGCTATAAAATGTTAACAGTCATCGCCATCGCTGGTGCTATTATTTTATACTTTGGTGTGCCAAAACCAGTCAAAGCCCCGCAAATTGTAACGGACAAACCTGAAGAGAAAGTGTCCCTTCTAGAAATTTGGAAAAATCCAAATATTTGGATCTTGTTCTTCGCAGCTTTCTTTATTAACAGTTTAATTTATGGTATTAATAATTGGCTACCTAGCTTCCTAACTAGCCAGCGTGGTATTACCTTAACCCAATCAGGTATGGTCAGCTCAGTTGTTGGTCTATTTGCCCTAGTTGGAGCTGTGGGAGGGAGTTATGTTGTTAGTAGATACCTACCAGATAAAGATAGACAAGTAATCATTTTAAATTCTATTATAGGAAGTGCCCTTGTTTTCTTATCTTATTTCTCTGGTTCTATTTGGTTGTTTATTGTAGAACTTGGACTGGCAACTTTATGTTTAACGATTAGTTTTGTTGTCTTAATGACTATTCCACTAAAAGTATTTACTGGTAAACATTTTGCTCCAAGTTACTCTACTATTTCAACTGGTGGTATTTTAGGTGGGGCGACAGCCCAAATCATTATAGGTTTCCTTGTTGAAAACTCTGATACTTACTTATCTGCATTTGTCTACTTCCTTGCTTTAGGACTCTTAGCAGCAGTATTTGTTATACTACTAAAAAAACCAAAAAGCGGTGCCCAAATTTAA
- the parE gene encoding DNA topoisomerase IV subunit B: protein MSKEVNKQYNDASIQVLEGLEAVRKRPGMYIGSTDSKGLHHLVFEIFDNAVDEALSGHGHEIDVTIHKDNSISVQDYGRGMPTGTHASGKSTIEVIFTVLHAGGKFGQGGYKTSGGLHGVGASVVNALSSSLTVTTVKDGIEATLSFKDGGRPDGKMSVKKAPRKPNGSVITFKPDASMFSTTTFSYDILAERLRESAFLLKGIKITLTDERPGHEKEEVFLYEEGIKEFVAYLNEGKDDLTPTIYFAGDKENIEVEFSCQYNDGYSENVLSFVNNVRTRDGGTHEAGMKSALTKSFNEYARKVSLLKEKDKNLEGSDFREGLSAVISVRIPEDLLQFEGQTKSKLGTPIARSAVEGVVSEQLGFYLQENHELSQMLIKKALKAREAREAARKAREDSRNGKKRRKGESLLSGKLTPAQSRNPKRNELYLVEGDSAGGSAKQGRDRKFQAILPLRGKVINTEKANMADILKNEEINTMIHTIGAGVGADFDIEDVNYDKVIIMTDADTDGAHIQVLLLTFFYRYMKPLVEAGKVYIALPPLYRVSKGRGKKEELAYAWTDDELNSLIKKMGKGYIIQRYKGLGEMNADQLWETTMDPDTRMLIRVTIDDSAKAERRVTTLMGDKVEPRRAWIERNVQFTLEEDGSILDHHDEPKIKQASVQEDDEEFLEINLFD, encoded by the coding sequence ATGTCAAAGGAAGTAAACAAACAATATAATGACGCATCCATTCAAGTCTTAGAAGGTTTAGAGGCTGTTAGAAAACGACCAGGGATGTATATCGGATCCACAGATTCAAAAGGACTACATCATTTAGTATTTGAAATATTTGACAATGCCGTTGATGAGGCCCTCTCAGGACACGGACATGAGATTGATGTAACAATCCATAAAGACAATAGTATTAGTGTTCAAGATTATGGGCGTGGTATGCCAACAGGAACGCATGCTTCAGGAAAGTCTACTATTGAAGTTATATTTACAGTGCTACATGCTGGGGGGAAATTTGGTCAAGGAGGCTATAAAACCTCAGGAGGGCTTCATGGTGTAGGAGCTAGTGTAGTGAACGCATTATCCAGCTCACTTACCGTGACTACAGTGAAAGATGGCATAGAGGCTACTTTGTCATTTAAAGACGGTGGACGTCCAGATGGTAAGATGAGTGTTAAAAAAGCACCGAGAAAACCAAATGGCTCAGTAATAACCTTTAAGCCAGATGCTAGCATGTTTTCAACAACCACTTTTTCTTATGATATCTTAGCAGAAAGGTTAAGAGAATCAGCCTTTTTACTAAAGGGGATTAAAATCACTTTAACTGATGAGCGACCAGGACATGAAAAAGAAGAAGTTTTCTTATATGAAGAAGGAATCAAGGAGTTTGTTGCTTATTTAAATGAAGGTAAGGATGACTTGACTCCTACAATTTATTTTGCAGGAGATAAGGAAAACATCGAAGTGGAATTTTCTTGCCAATATAATGATGGTTACTCGGAGAATGTTTTATCTTTTGTTAATAATGTCAGAACTCGTGATGGTGGAACGCATGAGGCTGGTATGAAATCAGCTTTAACGAAATCCTTTAACGAATATGCACGTAAGGTTAGTTTGTTAAAAGAAAAAGATAAAAATCTTGAAGGTAGTGATTTTAGAGAAGGTTTATCAGCTGTTATATCAGTACGTATACCAGAAGATCTTCTTCAATTTGAGGGGCAAACAAAAAGTAAGTTAGGAACACCTATAGCAAGATCAGCTGTAGAGGGCGTTGTTAGCGAGCAGTTAGGTTTTTATTTACAAGAAAATCATGAGTTATCACAAATGTTGATTAAAAAAGCCTTAAAAGCTCGTGAAGCTCGCGAAGCAGCAAGAAAGGCTCGTGAAGATAGTAGAAATGGTAAAAAACGTCGCAAAGGGGAGTCCTTACTCTCTGGTAAACTAACGCCAGCTCAGTCACGTAATCCCAAAAGAAATGAATTATATCTAGTAGAGGGAGATTCTGCTGGAGGTTCTGCTAAACAAGGTCGTGATCGTAAGTTTCAGGCAATCTTACCGCTACGAGGAAAAGTGATTAATACTGAAAAAGCTAATATGGCAGATATTTTAAAAAATGAAGAGATTAATACGATGATCCATACGATTGGAGCAGGTGTTGGAGCGGACTTTGATATTGAAGATGTCAATTATGATAAAGTCATCATCATGACAGATGCTGATACAGATGGGGCTCATATTCAAGTATTGTTATTAACTTTCTTTTACCGTTACATGAAACCACTAGTTGAAGCAGGTAAAGTTTATATTGCCTTACCGCCTTTGTATAGAGTGAGTAAAGGACGAGGTAAAAAAGAAGAATTGGCTTATGCTTGGACTGATGATGAATTAAATAGTTTAATTAAAAAAATGGGTAAAGGTTACATAATTCAGCGCTATAAAGGGTTAGGTGAGATGAATGCTGATCAGTTGTGGGAAACCACAATGGATCCAGATACGAGAATGTTAATCCGTGTCACTATTGATGACTCTGCAAAAGCTGAAAGGCGTGTCACAACACTTATGGGAGATAAGGTAGAGCCAAGACGTGCTTGGATTGAGCGAAATGTTCAATTCACTTTAGAAGAAGATGGCAGTATATTAGATCATCATGATGAGCCTAAAATAAAACAGGCTTCTGTTCAAGAAGACGATGAAGAATTTTTAGAAATAAATTTATTTGATTAG
- the parC gene encoding DNA topoisomerase IV subunit A, producing the protein MKQEHGIQELSLEDVMGDRFGRYSKYIIQDRALPDIRDGLKPVQRRILFSMNKDGNTYEKSFRKSAKSVGNIMGNYHPHGDSSIYDAMVRMSQDWKLREPLIEMHGNNGSMDGDPPAAMRYTEARLSKLSGELLKDIEKETVDFVWNFDDTEKEPTVLPAGFPNLLVNGSTGISAGYATEIPTHNLGEVINGTIHLIDHPNATVEKLMTFIPGPDFPTGAILQGKKELKKAYETGKGRVIVRSKTIIEPLKGGREQIVITEIPYEVNKANLVKKMDEMRLTRRVEGISEVRDETDRTGLRIVVELKKEVDAEGILNYLLKHTELQVNYNFNMVAINNLRPEQVGLKTILEGYITHRKQVIRDRSQFDLEKAKKREHIVSGLMKALSILDDVIRVIRQSKDKKHAKENLVAAHQFTEEQAEAIVSLQLYRLTNTDITALQKELEELKSQITDLELILNNPSELLKVMKKELRDVKKKYESPRRTILEDEIEEIKIETAVLVPQEDVMVSITKEGYVKRSSIRSFSASKDDGIELKETDELIFSSQQNTHDHLLIVTNTGNMIYRPVHELADKKWKEVGEHFSQSITTLLPNEQIIGVFPYTEMDKKKEFVFVTKEGMIKKTLMSEFDVWRTYKSRPTMCMKLKTKTDELIDVKLIDSEANYDVALFTYLGFALRYSLSEVPVVGARASGVKSINLKDGDEIVAGLLTFSDDSSYYITVVTQRGSLKKMDLMEVNLLGRAKRGLMILRELKANPHRVMAIIPSNLNQHILLETNQGATYTVETNDININDRTSNGSSFIDEKKDGELVDVSYITIEEVVD; encoded by the coding sequence ATGAAACAAGAGCATGGCATACAGGAGTTAAGTCTTGAAGATGTGATGGGAGACCGTTTTGGAAGATATTCAAAATACATTATTCAAGACAGGGCCTTACCTGACATTCGTGATGGTTTAAAGCCAGTTCAACGTCGGATACTATTTTCAATGAATAAAGATGGTAATACGTATGAAAAAAGTTTTAGAAAATCAGCTAAGTCTGTTGGTAACATTATGGGTAATTATCATCCTCACGGGGATAGCAGTATTTATGATGCTATGGTGAGAATGAGTCAAGACTGGAAATTACGTGAGCCTTTAATTGAAATGCATGGTAACAATGGTAGTATGGATGGTGATCCTCCTGCTGCTATGCGTTATACAGAAGCTAGATTATCAAAATTAAGTGGTGAATTGTTAAAAGACATCGAAAAAGAAACTGTAGATTTTGTGTGGAATTTCGATGATACAGAAAAAGAGCCTACAGTTTTACCTGCAGGATTTCCTAATCTCCTAGTAAATGGTTCAACTGGTATTTCAGCTGGTTATGCTACAGAAATACCCACTCATAATTTGGGCGAGGTGATTAATGGTACGATTCATTTAATTGATCACCCAAATGCTACAGTGGAAAAATTAATGACCTTTATACCTGGTCCAGATTTTCCAACTGGAGCCATTCTTCAAGGGAAAAAGGAATTAAAAAAAGCTTATGAAACTGGCAAGGGACGTGTCATTGTTAGGTCAAAAACAATCATTGAACCTCTAAAAGGTGGCCGTGAGCAAATCGTTATTACAGAGATTCCTTATGAGGTCAATAAGGCTAACTTAGTTAAGAAAATGGATGAAATGCGTTTGACAAGACGTGTTGAGGGTATTTCTGAAGTTCGTGATGAGACAGATAGGACAGGTTTACGTATTGTTGTTGAGCTAAAAAAAGAAGTAGATGCTGAAGGAATATTAAACTACCTTCTAAAACACACTGAACTTCAAGTGAATTATAACTTTAATATGGTGGCGATTAATAATCTTAGACCAGAACAAGTCGGCCTAAAAACGATTTTAGAGGGATATATTACTCATAGGAAACAAGTGATTCGTGATCGTAGCCAGTTTGATTTGGAAAAAGCTAAAAAGCGTGAGCATATTGTATCTGGTTTAATGAAAGCTTTGTCTATCCTAGATGATGTGATTCGTGTTATTCGTCAGAGTAAAGATAAAAAGCATGCGAAAGAAAATCTAGTAGCAGCGCATCAATTTACAGAAGAACAAGCAGAAGCTATTGTTTCTCTACAATTATACCGGTTGACTAATACTGATATTACAGCTCTACAAAAAGAACTAGAAGAGTTAAAGAGTCAGATTACCGATTTGGAATTAATCTTAAATAATCCATCAGAGTTACTTAAAGTGATGAAAAAAGAATTACGTGATGTGAAGAAAAAATATGAATCACCGCGCCGTACTATTTTAGAAGATGAGATTGAAGAGATAAAAATTGAAACAGCCGTACTGGTTCCTCAAGAAGACGTTATGGTTAGTATCACTAAAGAAGGGTATGTGAAACGCAGTAGTATTCGCTCATTTAGTGCCTCAAAAGATGATGGTATTGAATTGAAAGAAACGGATGAGTTGATTTTTTCTAGTCAACAAAATACCCATGATCACTTGCTAATAGTTACAAATACGGGGAATATGATTTATCGACCTGTTCATGAGTTGGCTGATAAAAAATGGAAAGAAGTTGGTGAGCATTTTTCTCAAAGCATTACCACTCTTTTACCAAACGAGCAAATTATCGGTGTATTTCCTTATACTGAAATGGATAAGAAAAAAGAATTTGTCTTCGTCACTAAAGAAGGTATGATTAAAAAAACATTGATGAGCGAATTTGATGTTTGGCGCACATATAAGAGTAGACCGACTATGTGTATGAAACTTAAAACTAAGACAGATGAATTAATTGATGTCAAACTAATTGATAGTGAAGCAAATTATGATGTAGCACTTTTCACTTATTTAGGTTTTGCTCTACGTTATTCCTTATCTGAGGTACCTGTTGTTGGAGCTAGAGCATCAGGGGTTAAATCTATCAATTTAAAAGATGGTGATGAAATAGTAGCAGGACTTCTTACATTTTCTGATGATAGTTCTTATTACATTACAGTTGTTACTCAGCGTGGATCTCTTAAAAAGATGGATTTGATGGAAGTTAATTTATTAGGTAGAGCTAAGCGTGGTTTAATGATTTTAAGAGAATTAAAAGCTAACCCTCATAGGGTGATGGCTATTATTCCTTCAAACTTAAATCAGCACATTCTATTAGAGACAAATCAAGGAGCTACTTATACAGTTGAAACAAATGATATCAATATAAATGATCGAACGTCAAATGGTTCCTCATTTATTGATGAAAAAAAAGATGGAGAATTAGTTGATGTGTCCTACATCACAATTGAAGAAGTGGTAGATTAA
- the pflB gene encoding formate C-acetyltransferase, translating into MECWNGFKGEKWRESVDVRDFIQENYTEYTGDDSFLADAADSTDKLWTKLQELFEVQHERNGVYDMDNDIPATITSHEPGYLIKEEETIVGLQTDVPLKQAFMPYGGINMANNALVSNSYETDAEMTKIFSDWRKTHNQGVFDAYTPEMRSARKNKIITGLPDAYGRGRIIGDYRRLALYGIDFLIAEKKIDLSNVGNKVMTDDVIRLREEVSEQIRALADIKEMAASYGFDISKPAKSAQEAIQWLYFGYLAAIKSQNGAAMSIGRVSAFLDIYIQRDLDNGVITEEQAQEMIDHLIMKLRMVKFARTPEYNQLFSGYPIWATLSIAGMGLDGRSLVTKNDFRILHTLTNMGPSPEPNLTVLYSSRLPKGFRTYASKIAKESSSIQFENDDLLRENWGSDDCAIACCVSATVMGEDMQFFGARANLAKAVLYAINGGVDEMTKAQVAPRFRPIEGDKLEFDEFITRYTDILDWLAELYVNTLNVIHFMHDKYAYEAPQLAFMNTDLKRTFATGIAGISHATDSLMAIKYGNVDIIRDEDGLAVDYVPNNEFPTYGNDNKEADEMANWILDYFMTQIKRQHTYRNSTPTTSLLTITSNVVYGKATGNTPDGRRAGKPLAPGANPSYQDGQYLGEKNGLLASLNSTARLEYTSALDGISNTQTINPNGLGKDDTMRIDNLRNVMDGYFDNGGYHLNVNVFTTDLLLDAQANPEKYPNLTIRVSGYAVKFRDLTPEQQADVIARTAHNKM; encoded by the coding sequence ATGGAATGTTGGAACGGATTTAAAGGCGAAAAATGGCGCGAAAGTGTAGACGTAAGAGATTTTATTCAAGAAAATTATACTGAGTACACAGGTGATGACAGCTTTTTAGCAGATGCAGCTGATAGTACAGACAAATTATGGACAAAACTACAAGAATTATTTGAAGTTCAACATGAGAGAAATGGTGTTTATGACATGGATAATGATATCCCTGCTACAATTACTTCTCATGAACCAGGTTATTTAATTAAAGAAGAAGAAACAATTGTTGGTTTACAAACTGATGTGCCGCTGAAACAAGCTTTCATGCCTTATGGTGGTATTAATATGGCAAACAATGCTTTAGTATCTAATAGTTATGAAACGGATGCTGAAATGACAAAAATTTTCTCTGACTGGAGAAAAACTCATAACCAAGGTGTATTTGATGCTTACACACCAGAGATGAGATCAGCTCGTAAAAATAAAATCATTACTGGTCTTCCAGATGCTTATGGTCGTGGCCGTATTATTGGTGATTACCGCCGTTTAGCTTTATACGGGATTGACTTTTTAATTGCTGAGAAAAAAATCGATTTATCAAATGTTGGTAATAAAGTGATGACTGATGATGTTATCCGCTTACGTGAAGAAGTTTCTGAGCAAATTAGAGCTTTAGCAGATATCAAAGAAATGGCAGCTTCATACGGATTTGATATTTCAAAACCAGCTAAAAGTGCTCAAGAAGCTATTCAATGGTTATACTTTGGTTACCTTGCAGCCATTAAATCTCAAAATGGTGCGGCAATGTCAATTGGTCGTGTATCAGCCTTCTTAGATATCTATATCCAACGTGACCTAGATAATGGTGTGATTACTGAAGAGCAAGCTCAAGAGATGATTGATCACTTAATCATGAAACTTAGAATGGTTAAATTTGCTCGTACACCTGAATACAACCAATTATTCTCAGGTTATCCAATTTGGGCAACTTTATCAATTGCTGGTATGGGACTTGACGGACGTTCATTAGTTACTAAAAATGATTTCCGTATCTTACACACATTAACAAACATGGGGCCATCTCCAGAGCCAAACTTGACTGTTCTTTATTCTTCTCGTTTACCAAAAGGATTTAGAACATATGCTTCTAAAATTGCTAAAGAAAGTTCATCAATTCAATTTGAAAATGATGATTTATTACGTGAAAACTGGGGTAGCGATGACTGTGCAATTGCTTGTTGTGTATCTGCAACAGTAATGGGTGAGGATATGCAGTTCTTCGGAGCTCGTGCTAACTTAGCTAAAGCAGTTCTTTATGCAATCAACGGTGGGGTTGATGAGATGACTAAAGCCCAAGTAGCTCCACGTTTCCGTCCAATTGAAGGAGATAAATTAGAATTTGATGAATTTATCACTCGTTATACAGATATTCTAGATTGGTTAGCAGAATTATATGTTAACACACTAAACGTAATCCACTTCATGCATGACAAATATGCTTATGAAGCACCACAACTTGCTTTTATGAATACTGATTTAAAACGTACTTTTGCTACTGGTATTGCAGGTATCTCTCATGCAACAGATAGCTTAATGGCAATTAAATATGGTAATGTTGATATTATTCGTGATGAAGATGGCTTAGCAGTAGATTATGTGCCAAACAACGAATTCCCAACATATGGTAATGACAATAAAGAAGCAGATGAAATGGCTAACTGGATTTTGGACTACTTCATGACTCAAATTAAACGTCAACACACATATAGAAATTCAACACCAACAACATCACTACTTACAATCACATCAAATGTGGTTTATGGTAAAGCAACTGGTAATACACCAGACGGACGTCGTGCTGGTAAACCATTAGCTCCAGGAGCTAACCCAAGTTACCAAGATGGTCAATATTTAGGTGAGAAAAATGGTCTTTTAGCATCATTAAACTCAACTGCAAGACTTGAATACACTTCAGCTTTAGATGGTATCTCAAATACGCAAACAATTAATCCTAATGGTTTAGGAAAAGATGACACAATGCGTATTGATAACTTACGTAACGTGATGGATGGATACTTTGACAATGGTGGTTATCACTTGAATGTTAACGTCTTTACAACAGATCTTTTATTAGATGCTCAAGCTAACCCAGAAAAATATCCAAACCTTACAATCCGTGTGTCAGGATATGCTGTTAAATTCCGTGATTTAACACCGGAACAACAAGCAGACGTTATTGCTCGTACAGCACATAACAAAATGTAG